A genomic segment from Segniliparus rotundus DSM 44985 encodes:
- a CDS encoding 30S ribosomal protein bS22 has product MGSVIKKRRKRMSKKKYRKRLKATRVQRRKLGK; this is encoded by the coding sequence ATGGGCTCAGTTATCAAGAAGCGGCGCAAGCGGATGTCGAAGAAGAAGTACCGCAAGCGGCTGAAGGCGACCAGGGTCCAGCGCAGAAAATTGGGCAAATAG
- a CDS encoding helix-turn-helix domain-containing protein, which yields MAARKPSQGGEGGEHTLVATPGLIGGESRFLTVAEVAGLMRVSKMTVYRLVHSGELPAVRVGRSFRVHSKAVHDYLETSYYSAG from the coding sequence ATGGCAGCGAGAAAGCCCTCACAAGGCGGCGAGGGCGGCGAGCACACGCTCGTCGCGACTCCTGGGCTCATCGGCGGCGAGAGCCGGTTTTTGACCGTCGCCGAAGTCGCCGGGCTGATGCGGGTGTCCAAGATGACGGTCTACCGCCTCGTGCACAGCGGAGAACTGCCCGCCGTGCGGGTCGGACGCTCGTTCCGCGTGCATTCCAAAGCCGTGCACGATTATCTGGAAACATCCTATTACTCGGCGGGGTGA
- a CDS encoding glutamyl-tRNA reductase, translated as MSLLVLGVSHRTAPLAMLEKVVVAESDQPKLLSRIIGEGNVAEALVLSTCNRVEVWAVVEAFHAGVARIGETLARHTGVGERELTEHCYVHYGKAAVQHVFSVAASLDSMVVGEQQILGQVRTAYATATEAGSVGASLHGLVQHALKTGKAAQSQTAVAQAGPSMVSRALDKVATHLPAGWTGARVGVVGAGAIGSLVVAELVKRAPGLAEVVTLSRTQSSSLRLAQTARAGGLEARSAAMDDLVELLPSFDVLFTCAGAVGTLLVAEDFAEVSRRFVVCDLSVPRDVDPAVADLPNVRVVDTQSLSEGFEQAVDQAALADVEALVAREVASYLQGQLQQSVVPTVTALRLRADEVVAEELLRLESKLPDLDQSQRTEMAKTVRRVVDKLLHMPTTRVKELAGDGEGGKYAEALRELFGLAPGSVTAVMGAPEGLRGQTR; from the coding sequence ATGAGCTTGCTCGTCCTTGGCGTGTCCCACCGGACCGCGCCGCTCGCGATGCTCGAAAAAGTCGTCGTCGCCGAATCGGACCAGCCCAAACTTCTCTCCCGAATAATCGGAGAGGGCAACGTCGCAGAGGCCCTGGTGCTTTCCACCTGCAACCGCGTCGAAGTCTGGGCGGTCGTCGAGGCTTTCCACGCAGGCGTCGCCCGGATCGGCGAAACGCTCGCCCGCCACACCGGCGTCGGCGAGCGCGAGCTCACCGAGCACTGCTACGTCCATTACGGCAAGGCCGCCGTCCAACACGTCTTCTCTGTCGCGGCCAGCCTTGACTCGATGGTGGTGGGGGAGCAGCAAATCCTCGGCCAGGTGCGAACCGCCTACGCCACCGCGACCGAGGCGGGGTCCGTGGGCGCGAGCCTGCACGGACTCGTCCAGCATGCGCTGAAAACCGGCAAAGCCGCCCAGAGCCAGACCGCTGTCGCCCAAGCGGGCCCTTCGATGGTCTCGCGCGCGCTCGACAAAGTCGCGACCCACCTCCCCGCTGGCTGGACCGGCGCGCGAGTGGGCGTCGTCGGCGCTGGGGCGATCGGCTCCCTGGTGGTCGCGGAACTGGTCAAGCGTGCTCCGGGGCTCGCCGAAGTCGTGACGCTCAGCAGGACCCAGTCCAGTTCCCTCCGGCTCGCGCAGACCGCCAGGGCCGGCGGGCTTGAAGCCCGGTCGGCCGCAATGGACGATTTGGTGGAGCTGCTGCCTTCCTTCGACGTTCTGTTCACCTGCGCGGGCGCGGTCGGGACCCTGTTGGTGGCCGAGGACTTCGCCGAAGTCTCCCGCCGATTCGTGGTGTGCGACCTCTCCGTCCCGCGCGATGTGGACCCCGCTGTCGCAGACCTGCCGAACGTGCGGGTGGTGGACACGCAATCGCTGTCCGAGGGCTTCGAGCAAGCCGTGGACCAAGCGGCCTTGGCGGACGTGGAGGCGCTTGTCGCCCGTGAGGTCGCGTCGTATTTGCAGGGCCAGCTCCAACAGTCCGTCGTGCCGACCGTGACCGCGTTGCGCCTGCGCGCCGACGAGGTCGTGGCCGAGGAGCTGCTGCGGTTGGAGTCCAAACTGCCCGACCTCGACCAGTCCCAACGCACCGAGATGGCCAAAACAGTCCGCCGTGTCGTGGACAAACTGCTGCACATGCCGACGACCCGGGTCAAGGAACTCGCGGGCGACGGCGAAGGCGGCAAGTACGCCGAAGCCTTGCGCGAGCTTTTCGGGCTCGCGCCCGGTTCCGTGACTGCTGTCATGGGCGCACCGGAAGGGCTTCGGGGGCAAACCCGTTGA
- a CDS encoding DMT family transporter gives MTDRSGKGTLLALLAVVSFSFSFPGTAWALDGFGPWTSTGLRGALAGMLAAVSLAAVRAPLPRRADWPGLCVVVLGCVLGFPLLTSLALNTSSTSHSAVVIGVLPLATAVFSRSRTGRSQPRAFWLASLAGAVLIIGFALSQNHGLPTTGDLFLVAAVLVCGAGYAEGGRLSAHMPGWRVIGWALVASLPCMLLVSVFALAREPSQPSAKAVAGLAYITLISQFGGFVLWYRGMALAGVARASQLQLAQPLMTLLWSAALLGERVAPVAPVVATLVLACIAVTQRVGRRSAGASAARGRTMPLENVRG, from the coding sequence GTGACGGACCGCTCGGGAAAAGGAACGCTGCTCGCGCTGCTCGCGGTGGTCTCGTTCTCTTTCAGCTTCCCTGGCACCGCCTGGGCGCTGGACGGATTCGGCCCCTGGACCAGCACCGGGCTGCGCGGAGCGCTGGCGGGGATGCTCGCCGCGGTCAGCCTCGCAGCAGTCCGCGCCCCGTTGCCGCGCCGAGCGGACTGGCCGGGCCTGTGCGTCGTCGTCCTTGGCTGTGTTCTGGGTTTCCCCCTTCTGACCAGCCTCGCGCTCAACACGTCGTCGACGTCGCACTCCGCCGTCGTGATCGGGGTTCTGCCGCTCGCGACTGCTGTGTTCAGCAGGAGTCGCACCGGGCGGAGCCAGCCTCGGGCGTTCTGGCTCGCTTCGCTCGCGGGGGCTGTTCTGATCATTGGGTTCGCGCTGAGCCAAAACCACGGACTGCCGACAACCGGCGACCTGTTCCTGGTCGCGGCTGTGCTGGTGTGCGGCGCTGGTTACGCCGAAGGCGGACGGCTGTCCGCGCACATGCCTGGTTGGCGGGTGATCGGATGGGCGCTGGTGGCGAGCCTGCCGTGCATGCTCCTCGTCTCGGTTTTCGCGCTCGCCCGCGAGCCGTCGCAGCCGAGCGCGAAAGCCGTCGCGGGACTCGCCTACATCACGCTGATCTCGCAATTCGGCGGCTTTGTGCTCTGGTATCGAGGGATGGCTTTGGCGGGTGTGGCTCGCGCGAGCCAGCTCCAGCTCGCCCAGCCGCTCATGACATTGCTCTGGTCCGCGGCGCTGCTCGGGGAGCGCGTGGCGCCGGTGGCGCCGGTGGTCGCGACGCTCGTGCTCGCCTGCATCGCGGTGACCCAGCGCGTCGGCAGACGCTCCGCGGGCGCATCCGCCGCGCGGGGCCGCACCATGCCGTTGGAAAATGTGCGAGGCTAG
- the proC gene encoding pyrroline-5-carboxylate reductase, with translation MTTVAIIGGGKLGEALLSGLIAAGREQNSLSVSEADAARARALGERFGVRAGSIPEVAGRAEVIVIAVKPADVDSVLRELVVPLRDSAVDHLVVSFAAGVPISHYEAGLPAGTPVVRLMSNTPIRARQAMTAAAPGRLAREEHLALVSELLEPLGELAVVPESHLNAVTAVAGSGPAYVYLLAEAMIDAAVSVGLGHEMAETMVRQTILGAAALLSEDRAVPHDLRAEVTSPGGTTAAAVVELERKGLRAAVIDAVHAAAARSAELGRPKNPAP, from the coding sequence ATGACCACAGTGGCGATCATCGGTGGGGGAAAGTTGGGCGAGGCGTTGCTCTCTGGGCTCATCGCTGCAGGCCGCGAGCAGAACTCGTTGAGCGTTTCGGAGGCGGACGCGGCCAGGGCTCGCGCGCTCGGCGAGCGCTTCGGCGTCCGCGCAGGTTCGATCCCCGAGGTCGCCGGGCGGGCCGAGGTCATCGTCATCGCCGTGAAACCGGCGGACGTGGACTCGGTGCTGCGAGAGCTCGTCGTCCCGCTGCGCGACTCCGCGGTCGACCATCTCGTCGTTTCCTTCGCCGCCGGAGTGCCGATCTCGCACTACGAGGCCGGTCTGCCCGCAGGCACGCCCGTGGTGCGGCTGATGTCGAACACCCCGATCAGGGCGCGTCAGGCGATGACGGCGGCGGCTCCTGGGCGCCTCGCCCGCGAAGAGCATCTGGCGCTCGTCTCGGAGCTGCTCGAACCGCTCGGCGAGTTGGCCGTCGTGCCGGAAAGCCACCTGAACGCGGTCACCGCGGTCGCGGGCTCCGGGCCCGCGTATGTGTACCTCCTCGCCGAGGCGATGATTGACGCGGCGGTCTCCGTCGGCCTCGGCCACGAGATGGCCGAGACGATGGTCCGGCAGACAATTCTCGGGGCCGCCGCGTTGTTGAGCGAGGACCGCGCTGTTCCCCATGACTTGAGAGCAGAAGTGACCTCCCCAGGCGGCACCACAGCCGCAGCAGTGGTGGAGTTGGAGCGAAAAGGGCTTCGAGCTGCGGTGATCGACGCAGTGCATGCGGCGGCGGCGCGGAGCGCGGAACTCGGCAGGCCGAAGAACCCAGCGCCGTGA
- a CDS encoding sugar phosphate isomerase/epimerase family protein has product MTDRTNRAIRVALSTSSVYPENTRAAFRYAEEVGYDGVELMVWMESTSQDIRAIAGLSQQHNLPVLSVHAPCLLLSQAVWGSDPVAKLARSVRAAEDLGADVVVVHPPFRWQRRYSAGFSDQVAELSQGQVKVAVENMFPMRLERLWDTWAGRKLQERRTVPDSVSAFDPSPDPTDVGYEHYTLDLSHAATAQVDALALADRMGDRLRHVHLGDGSGAPVDEHLLPGRGSQPCAELCRRLAHSGFSGHVVLEVSTKSAQNREERRAMLAESLEFAREHLARPRSSKKFVGTTSESEDKEQQ; this is encoded by the coding sequence ATGACGGACCGCACCAACCGCGCCATCCGAGTCGCGCTTTCGACGTCGTCGGTGTATCCGGAGAACACTCGGGCGGCTTTCCGCTACGCCGAAGAAGTCGGCTACGACGGGGTCGAGCTCATGGTGTGGATGGAGTCCACGAGCCAAGACATCCGCGCTATCGCTGGCCTCTCGCAGCAGCACAACCTTCCCGTTTTGTCTGTCCACGCGCCATGCCTGCTGCTCTCCCAAGCTGTGTGGGGCTCTGACCCCGTCGCCAAACTTGCCCGTTCGGTGCGCGCCGCAGAGGACCTCGGGGCGGACGTGGTCGTCGTGCACCCGCCGTTCCGATGGCAGCGGCGTTACAGCGCGGGTTTCTCCGACCAAGTCGCAGAGCTGTCCCAAGGCCAGGTGAAAGTCGCGGTGGAGAACATGTTCCCCATGCGCTTGGAGCGGCTGTGGGACACCTGGGCGGGCCGCAAACTGCAGGAGCGGCGCACCGTCCCCGACTCGGTCAGCGCCTTCGACCCGTCTCCGGACCCGACGGACGTCGGCTACGAGCATTACACCCTCGACCTCTCTCACGCCGCGACAGCGCAGGTGGACGCGCTCGCGCTCGCCGACCGCATGGGGGACCGGCTCCGGCATGTGCATCTCGGCGACGGCTCGGGCGCCCCTGTGGACGAGCACCTGCTCCCCGGCAGAGGCTCCCAACCGTGCGCCGAACTGTGCCGCAGGCTCGCCCACAGCGGATTCTCCGGGCATGTGGTGCTGGAAGTGAGCACGAAATCAGCCCAGAACCGCGAAGAGCGGCGGGCCATGCTCGCCGAATCCCTCGAGTTCGCCAGGGAGCATCTCGCGCGGCCGCGTTCCAGCAAGAAGTTCGTCGGCACGACATCCGAATCAGAAGACAAGGAGCAGCAATGA
- a CDS encoding rhodanese-like domain-containing protein has product MSYAGDITPQQAWEILESDPAAVLVDVRTAAEWHFVGVPDVSRLGKTAVLAQWTTFPNGAANPNFLDEVREAGVRGDGPVIFLCRSGQRSAAAAEAATAAGLGPAYNIIDGFEGGLDGERHRGSTGWRAAGLPWRQS; this is encoded by the coding sequence ATGAGCTACGCAGGCGACATCACCCCGCAGCAAGCATGGGAGATCCTCGAATCCGATCCGGCCGCCGTGCTGGTCGACGTCCGCACGGCGGCGGAGTGGCATTTCGTGGGCGTGCCCGATGTCTCACGCCTGGGCAAAACAGCCGTCCTCGCCCAGTGGACGACGTTCCCGAACGGCGCGGCGAACCCGAACTTCCTCGACGAGGTGCGCGAAGCGGGGGTGCGCGGCGACGGCCCGGTGATTTTCCTGTGCCGCTCCGGCCAGCGCTCCGCCGCAGCGGCAGAAGCAGCGACCGCCGCCGGCCTCGGCCCGGCCTACAACATCATCGACGGCTTCGAAGGCGGGCTCGACGGCGAGCGACACCGGGGCTCGACTGGCTGGCGCGCGGCGGGGCTGCCCTGGCGGCAGTCGTAA
- a CDS encoding sensor histidine kinase, whose product MALHQLLRPVRLRRKADGSSAAGDGSGAGAEPSAAQESSAGLLAAVLAASPGGVVVVGADASVLVANPRAQELGVVQGGKLTDPLAKAAAEAIDRHAEQSRHDSSGHPFELVGKDLRFPAARGSRPEIVVKAKIVGTSVAGEPCAILFVEDVTEAIRMETARRDFVANVSHELKTPVGGLSLLAEALLESLDDAEAVRHFGERMHAEANRMAMMVTELIALSRLQGAEKLPHVELVKVDEVVQEAVDRLRLTAEAASIVIALDAPSGLEVMGDRALLVTALSNLLANAVAYSPSGTSVSVSRRLDGGMAQLAVTDRGIGIAPEHQERVFERFFRVDKARSRATGGTGLGLAIVKHVMANHGGSVRLWSKPGTGSTFTLELPAHLRPAKAETPAHGPDLSARTSSAQPPRKEPI is encoded by the coding sequence GTGGCTTTGCACCAATTGCTGCGCCCTGTGCGGCTGCGCCGGAAAGCGGACGGTTCGTCCGCCGCTGGCGACGGCAGCGGCGCGGGCGCTGAGCCCAGCGCCGCGCAGGAGTCCTCCGCAGGTCTCCTCGCTGCTGTTCTTGCCGCATCGCCCGGCGGCGTCGTCGTGGTCGGCGCGGACGCGTCCGTCCTAGTCGCCAACCCGCGCGCGCAAGAGCTCGGCGTCGTGCAAGGGGGCAAGCTGACCGATCCCCTGGCCAAAGCCGCCGCAGAAGCCATCGACCGCCACGCCGAGCAGTCCCGCCACGACAGCAGCGGCCATCCGTTCGAGCTGGTGGGGAAGGACCTTCGCTTTCCGGCAGCGCGAGGCTCCCGGCCCGAGATCGTCGTCAAAGCCAAGATCGTGGGCACTTCGGTCGCCGGGGAGCCGTGCGCGATCCTCTTCGTCGAAGACGTCACGGAAGCCATCCGCATGGAGACGGCGCGGCGGGATTTCGTCGCGAACGTCAGCCACGAGCTCAAAACTCCGGTCGGCGGCCTCTCGCTCCTCGCCGAGGCGCTCCTTGAGTCTCTCGACGACGCTGAAGCAGTTCGGCATTTCGGCGAACGAATGCACGCGGAAGCCAACCGGATGGCCATGATGGTCACTGAGCTCATCGCGCTTTCCCGGCTCCAAGGCGCGGAGAAGCTCCCGCACGTCGAGCTGGTGAAAGTGGACGAAGTCGTCCAGGAGGCAGTGGACCGGCTGCGATTGACGGCGGAGGCGGCTTCCATCGTGATCGCGCTGGACGCGCCGAGCGGGCTCGAAGTCATGGGCGACCGCGCGCTTTTGGTCACCGCGTTGTCGAATCTGCTCGCCAATGCGGTGGCCTATTCGCCGAGCGGCACCTCGGTTTCGGTGTCCAGGCGCCTCGACGGGGGCATGGCGCAGTTGGCGGTCACCGACCGGGGCATCGGCATCGCCCCGGAACACCAAGAGCGCGTGTTCGAACGCTTCTTCCGGGTCGACAAAGCCCGCTCGCGCGCCACCGGGGGGACCGGTTTGGGCCTGGCCATCGTGAAACATGTGATGGCCAACCACGGCGGATCGGTGCGCTTGTGGAGCAAACCCGGCACTGGCTCCACCTTCACGCTGGAGCTGCCCGCCCACCTGCGCCCGGCCAAGGCCGAGACCCCGGCGCACGGCCCCGATCTTTCCGCACGCACTTCGTCCGCCCAGCCACCACGTAAGGAGCCGATATGA
- a CDS encoding Ppx/GppA phosphatase family protein: MRLGVLDVGSNTVHLLIVDAHRGGRPTPMSSNKSVLRLAEQMDSRHSLTEKGQRQLVDAVSRSADLAKEAGCAELMAFVTSAIREAKNADQVLKRVWEETGVQLTVLSGADEGRLTFLAMRRWHGWGAGRILGLDIGGGSLELALGGDEEPEVVQSLPLGAGRVTRHWAAGDPPTASQVSRLREWLEAQLAPAARMFAQYDPADLAVASSKTFRSLARLTGAAPSSAGPLVRRSLSLQALRQLTAFISRMSSSDLATLDGVSADRAHQLIAGALIAEAAMRTFGVQSLEICPWALREGVILRRLDAEVHPVFLPAPDAAPLVSK; the protein is encoded by the coding sequence ATCCGTCTCGGCGTGCTCGACGTCGGCAGCAACACGGTGCACCTGCTCATCGTGGACGCGCACCGGGGCGGGCGGCCCACGCCGATGAGCTCCAACAAGTCGGTCCTGCGCCTCGCCGAGCAGATGGACTCGCGCCATTCGCTCACCGAGAAGGGGCAGCGCCAGCTCGTCGACGCGGTCAGCCGCTCTGCCGATCTCGCGAAAGAGGCGGGGTGCGCGGAACTTATGGCGTTCGTCACTTCGGCTATTCGCGAGGCCAAAAACGCCGACCAGGTCCTCAAACGCGTCTGGGAGGAGACCGGAGTCCAACTCACGGTGCTCTCGGGCGCCGACGAGGGCAGGCTGACCTTCCTCGCGATGCGGCGCTGGCATGGATGGGGCGCGGGGCGCATCCTCGGCCTCGACATCGGCGGCGGATCGTTGGAACTCGCGCTCGGCGGGGACGAGGAGCCAGAAGTCGTGCAGTCGCTCCCGCTGGGGGCGGGGCGGGTGACTCGCCACTGGGCCGCAGGCGACCCCCCGACCGCGTCGCAGGTGTCGCGTTTGCGGGAATGGTTGGAGGCGCAGCTCGCCCCGGCCGCCCGCATGTTCGCGCAATACGACCCCGCGGACCTCGCGGTCGCGAGTTCGAAGACGTTCCGCTCGCTCGCCAGGCTCACTGGCGCGGCCCCCTCGTCGGCGGGCCCGTTGGTTCGCCGGTCGCTCAGCTTGCAGGCGTTGCGGCAGCTGACCGCGTTCATCTCGCGGATGAGCTCCTCGGACCTCGCGACGCTCGACGGCGTGAGCGCGGACCGGGCGCACCAGCTCATCGCCGGCGCGCTGATCGCCGAGGCCGCGATGCGGACTTTCGGCGTGCAGTCGCTGGAAATCTGTCCGTGGGCGTTGCGGGAAGGCGTGATCTTGCGCCGCCTCGACGCGGAGGTCCATCCCGTCTTCCTGCCAGCTCCAGACGCTGCTCCCTTGGTCTCAAAGTGA
- a CDS encoding O-succinylhomoserine sulfhydrylase: MTEQELGSGHRRNRPLPDGVSLETVAVRGGLRRSQWEETSESIYLSSGYVYDSPEMAESAFAGDVSRFTYTRFGNPSVATFEERLALLEGAEAAFATATGMAAVFTSLASLLKAGDRLVAARSLFGSCFVICNEILPRFGITTVFVDGEDLDQWEKALSEPTQAVFFETPANPMQTLVDIAKVSELAHAAGAAVVFDNGFTGPLSQRGIPLGVDVVVYSATKIIDGQGRAMGGAILGTKEFIDGPAKFTMRHTGPSLSPFNAWVLAKGIETLSLRSKAQAASALAIAEWLDQQPEIEWVRYPLLESHPQYELARSQMSSGGNCITFALKADDAKAQAFDFLNRLRIVDISNNFGDVKSLITHPATSTHRAMGPEGRAAIGLNDAVVRLSVGLESTDDLLADLEQALIREL; this comes from the coding sequence GTGACTGAACAGGAACTTGGGAGCGGGCATCGCCGGAACCGGCCCCTGCCCGACGGCGTGAGCCTTGAGACTGTCGCTGTGCGCGGCGGTTTGCGCCGCTCGCAATGGGAAGAGACGTCCGAGTCCATCTACCTCAGCTCCGGCTATGTGTACGACTCGCCGGAAATGGCCGAATCGGCCTTCGCCGGTGATGTCAGCCGCTTCACGTACACCCGCTTCGGAAATCCTTCGGTCGCGACATTCGAGGAGCGGCTCGCCCTGCTCGAGGGCGCTGAGGCCGCCTTCGCGACAGCCACGGGAATGGCAGCGGTGTTCACCAGTCTCGCCTCGCTCCTCAAAGCGGGCGACCGGCTCGTGGCCGCGCGCAGCCTTTTCGGCTCCTGCTTCGTCATTTGCAACGAGATCCTCCCCAGATTCGGGATCACGACCGTGTTCGTGGACGGCGAGGACCTCGACCAATGGGAGAAAGCGCTCTCGGAGCCGACCCAGGCGGTCTTCTTCGAAACCCCGGCCAACCCGATGCAGACCCTGGTGGACATCGCGAAAGTGTCCGAGCTCGCCCACGCAGCAGGGGCCGCGGTCGTTTTCGACAACGGCTTCACCGGCCCGCTCTCGCAGCGCGGCATCCCGCTCGGCGTGGACGTCGTGGTCTATTCGGCCACCAAGATCATCGACGGCCAAGGCCGGGCGATGGGCGGGGCGATCCTCGGGACGAAGGAATTCATCGACGGCCCGGCGAAGTTCACGATGCGCCACACCGGGCCGAGCCTCTCCCCGTTCAACGCCTGGGTGCTGGCCAAAGGCATTGAGACTTTGAGCCTGCGATCGAAGGCCCAGGCCGCCTCAGCGCTCGCCATCGCGGAATGGCTGGATCAGCAGCCGGAGATCGAATGGGTCCGCTACCCGCTGCTGGAGTCGCATCCGCAGTACGAGCTCGCCAGGTCGCAGATGTCCAGCGGCGGCAACTGCATCACCTTCGCCCTCAAAGCCGACGACGCGAAGGCCCAGGCGTTCGACTTCCTCAACCGCCTGCGCATCGTGGACATCTCGAACAACTTCGGCGATGTCAAGTCGCTCATCACGCATCCCGCGACGAGCACGCACCGGGCGATGGGGCCGGAAGGCCGCGCGGCGATCGGCTTGAACGACGCGGTGGTGCGGTTGTCCGTCGGCCTCGAATCCACGGACGATCTGCTTGCCGACCTCGAACAGGCGCTGATTCGAGAACTCTGA
- a CDS encoding HAD family hydrolase: MRQDRHSLAGEAAAEVAHEVLLAQQVEDEERAAEALEGLELGVESAQDQEEVQPDLTAAAFFDVDNTLVQGASIIHFARGLVAKDYLSTRDIVGFAFMQLKFRLTGKESSEDVKRGKSRALSFIEGRSTAELRRLGAEIYDEVISGKIWPGTRALAQMHLDAGQQVWLVTATPVELAQTIAERLGLTGALGTVAESKDGLFTGRLVGDLLHGLGKAHAVRALAAREGLNLKRCTAYSDSHNDVPMLSLVGTAVAINPDPELREIARIRGWEIRDYRTARKAARIGVPSALAIGVLAGSATAVMTHRDRLLAALLRAWSAALRIERD; the protein is encoded by the coding sequence GTGCGCCAAGACCGACACAGCCTCGCAGGCGAAGCCGCGGCGGAAGTCGCGCACGAGGTCTTGCTCGCCCAGCAGGTCGAGGACGAGGAGCGTGCCGCGGAGGCTCTCGAAGGCCTTGAACTGGGCGTGGAAAGCGCGCAAGACCAGGAAGAGGTCCAACCCGACCTCACTGCCGCGGCGTTCTTCGACGTGGACAACACGCTTGTGCAGGGCGCCTCGATCATCCACTTCGCGCGCGGCCTGGTCGCCAAGGACTACCTGAGCACCCGCGACATCGTCGGTTTCGCTTTCATGCAGTTGAAATTCCGCCTCACCGGCAAAGAGAGCTCCGAGGACGTCAAACGGGGCAAGAGCCGGGCTCTCTCGTTCATCGAAGGCCGCTCCACGGCGGAACTGCGCCGTCTCGGGGCGGAGATCTACGACGAGGTGATCTCGGGCAAGATTTGGCCGGGCACCAGGGCGCTCGCCCAAATGCACCTTGACGCCGGGCAGCAAGTGTGGTTGGTCACCGCGACCCCGGTGGAGCTGGCGCAGACGATCGCCGAGCGCCTCGGCCTGACGGGGGCGTTGGGAACGGTCGCGGAGAGCAAAGACGGCCTCTTCACGGGCCGGCTGGTCGGAGACCTGCTCCACGGACTCGGCAAGGCGCACGCCGTCCGCGCGCTCGCGGCAAGGGAAGGGCTGAACCTGAAACGGTGCACGGCCTATTCGGACAGCCACAACGACGTGCCCATGCTTTCGCTCGTCGGCACGGCCGTCGCGATCAACCCGGACCCCGAACTGCGGGAGATCGCCCGCATCCGAGGCTGGGAGATCCGCGACTACCGCACCGCCCGCAAAGCCGCCCGGATCGGCGTGCCCTCGGCGCTGGCGATCGGTGTGCTGGCCGGTTCCGCCACCGCGGTGATGACCCACCGCGACCGTCTGCTCGCCGCGCTCTTGCGGGCATGGAGCGCGGCCCTTCGGATTGAGCGCGACTGA
- a CDS encoding response regulator transcription factor translates to MTRVLIVEDEESLADPLAFLLRKEGFETVIAGDGPAALTEFDRSGADIVLLDLMLPGMGGNDVCKQLRARSSVPVIMVTARDSEIDKVVGLELGADDYVTKPYSARELTARIRAVLRRGQEADSETSAEGVLEAGPIKLDVDRHLVSVHSKHVTLPLKEFDLLEYLMRNRGRVLTRGQLIDRVWGADYVGDTKTLDVHVKRLRSKIEDDPAKPDRLVTVRGLGYKLEA, encoded by the coding sequence ATGACCCGAGTGCTGATCGTCGAGGACGAAGAGTCCCTCGCCGACCCGCTTGCCTTCCTCTTGCGCAAGGAGGGATTCGAGACCGTCATCGCGGGCGACGGCCCCGCCGCGCTCACGGAATTCGACCGGTCCGGAGCCGACATCGTCCTCCTGGACCTCATGCTCCCCGGCATGGGCGGCAATGACGTCTGCAAGCAGCTCCGGGCGCGCTCCTCGGTGCCGGTGATTATGGTGACCGCCCGCGACAGCGAGATCGACAAAGTGGTCGGGCTGGAGCTCGGCGCGGACGACTACGTCACCAAGCCTTATTCGGCGCGCGAGCTCACGGCGCGCATCCGCGCCGTGCTCCGACGGGGCCAGGAGGCCGACTCGGAGACGAGCGCCGAAGGCGTGCTCGAAGCCGGGCCGATCAAACTCGACGTGGACCGCCACCTGGTGTCCGTGCACAGCAAGCACGTCACCTTGCCCCTCAAGGAGTTCGACTTGCTGGAGTACCTCATGCGCAACCGGGGCCGCGTGCTCACCCGCGGCCAGCTCATCGACCGGGTATGGGGGGCTGATTATGTCGGCGACACCAAGACGCTCGATGTGCATGTGAAGCGTCTGCGCTCGAAGATCGAGGACGACCCCGCCAAGCCGGACCGGCTTGTGACGGTGCGGGGCCTGGGCTACAAGTTGGAGGCCTAG